In a genomic window of Arthrobacter woluwensis:
- a CDS encoding ABC transporter permease, with protein MSSLQDTPLIRPGIGHGLKDVFRQRYLLKLLVQKEIKLRYRGSVLGVLWSYVKPAIQFVVFYVAMGVFLGQNRNVENYAVYLFSGIVMINFFTEALNNAARSIVYNSGLIKKIFLPRELFPVASVFVSAAHFLPQLVVLLIGCLLTGWRPTLLGLMAGIAGFVVLAMLSVGLGLFFSSVNVYFRDSENFVEMMLMVATWASPVMYQWNMVHDRLGEFWFAVYQANPVTVGVELFHYAFWSTTTGGSATQAAPPMLFELWLPVALIVSAAVLALGQFTFRKLEVKFAQEL; from the coding sequence ATGAGTTCGCTCCAGGACACCCCCCTGATCCGGCCTGGGATCGGGCACGGGCTCAAGGATGTCTTCCGGCAGAGGTATCTGCTCAAGCTGCTGGTGCAGAAGGAGATCAAGCTCCGGTACCGCGGCTCGGTGCTGGGCGTCCTGTGGTCCTACGTGAAGCCTGCGATCCAGTTCGTGGTGTTCTACGTCGCCATGGGTGTCTTCCTCGGGCAGAACCGCAACGTCGAGAACTACGCGGTGTACCTCTTCTCCGGCATCGTGATGATCAACTTCTTCACCGAAGCCCTCAACAACGCGGCCAGGTCGATCGTCTACAACAGCGGGCTGATCAAGAAGATCTTCCTGCCCCGCGAGCTGTTCCCGGTCGCCTCGGTCTTCGTCTCGGCGGCCCATTTCCTCCCGCAGCTCGTGGTGCTGCTGATCGGCTGTCTCCTCACAGGGTGGCGTCCCACGCTGCTCGGGCTGATGGCCGGCATCGCGGGATTCGTGGTGCTCGCCATGCTCTCCGTGGGGCTCGGTCTGTTCTTCAGTTCCGTCAACGTGTACTTCCGGGACTCGGAGAACTTCGTCGAGATGATGCTCATGGTCGCCACCTGGGCATCCCCGGTCATGTACCAGTGGAACATGGTGCACGACCGCCTCGGCGAGTTCTGGTTCGCGGTGTATCAGGCGAATCCGGTCACCGTGGGCGTCGAGCTCTTCCACTACGCCTTCTGGTCCACGACGACGGGGGGCTCGGCCACCCAGGCCGCCCCGCCGATGCTCTTCGAGCTGTGGCTCCCGGTGGCTCTCATCGTCTCGGCTGCGGTCCTGGCTCTCGGCCAGTTCACCTTCCGCAAGCTGGAAGTCAAGTTCGCGCAGGAGCTCTGA
- a CDS encoding ABC transporter ATP-binding protein produces MSEQPPVTVEIKGISKQFVLRHTRSIKEALIWFLKGRKGDLSAKFHALHEVSLDIRQGETVALLGFNGSGKSTLLKHISGVMTPDEGTVRTRGRVAGLIEVGAGFHPDLSGRDNVYLNAAILGMSEAQIKERFDAIVDFAEIGEFIDTEVRFYSSGMYLRLAFSVAVHTDPEVFLVDEILAVGDEPFQRKCLAKIQELADEGKTLVVVSHDLDLVQRVCDRGVLLEHGRVIKDGPSHEVVEFLRSRESA; encoded by the coding sequence GTGTCCGAACAACCCCCCGTCACCGTCGAGATCAAGGGCATCAGCAAGCAGTTCGTCCTGCGGCACACGCGCTCGATCAAGGAAGCCCTCATCTGGTTCCTCAAGGGCCGCAAGGGTGATCTCTCCGCGAAGTTCCACGCCCTGCACGAGGTCAGCCTGGACATCCGCCAGGGCGAGACCGTCGCCCTCCTCGGATTCAACGGCTCCGGCAAGTCGACGCTGCTCAAGCACATCTCCGGCGTCATGACGCCGGATGAGGGGACCGTGCGCACCCGCGGACGCGTCGCCGGCCTCATCGAGGTCGGGGCCGGATTCCACCCTGATCTCTCCGGCCGCGACAACGTCTATCTCAACGCCGCCATCCTCGGGATGTCGGAGGCCCAGATCAAGGAGCGTTTCGACGCGATCGTCGACTTCGCCGAGATCGGCGAGTTCATCGACACCGAGGTCCGTTTCTACTCCTCGGGCATGTACCTGCGCCTGGCGTTCTCCGTGGCGGTCCACACCGATCCGGAGGTCTTCCTGGTCGACGAGATCCTCGCTGTGGGAGATGAGCCGTTCCAGCGCAAGTGCCTCGCGAAGATCCAGGAACTCGCCGACGAGGGCAAGACCCTCGTGGTGGTCAGCCATGACCTGGACCTCGTGCAGCGGGTCTGCGACCGGGGAGTCCTCCTGGAGCACGGCCGCGTCATCAAGGACGGGCCCAGCCACGAGGTCGTGGAGTTCCTGCGCTCCCGAGAGAGCGCGTGA